The following coding sequences lie in one Musa acuminata AAA Group cultivar baxijiao chromosome BXJ1-8, Cavendish_Baxijiao_AAA, whole genome shotgun sequence genomic window:
- the LOC135587166 gene encoding pentatricopeptide repeat-containing protein At5g56310-like, protein MSLLPPLRPPSSSGWEELPPAAHRILHSLSTCTSPSHLPRILAQILLHRLHPNTTIASAFVNACLALRRLSPALSLFSRLRRPHVFLCNTLLRAALLVPSSCAAPPPLLILSHMLRSSVAPNNYTLPLVLKSLPDLPGGRMIHAFALRSGLASDHYVRNSLLHLYGGRGDMPSCERLFDEMPAREVVAWTTLIACYTNCRRPGDALIAFERMQYAGVAPNRVTMVNALGACAAHGTLDMGVWIHDYVRSRGWELDVVLGTSLIDMYGKCGRIDAGIGVFSSMAERDVYTWNSLIMGLALAKSGDEALSWFSRMEGEGVNPNAITLLGVLCACSHAGLVEAGRRVFDSLLRGSYGFRPEIRHYGCMVDLLGRAGFLGAAVELIETMPFAPNAVIWGSLMHASRTRGELSFGELAARKLVELEPTNVAYHVVLANLYAEMGRWREAEEVRRLVKEGGLRKDAGWSFAERVG, encoded by the coding sequence ATGTCCCTCCTCCCGCCCTTGAGGCCTCCGTCGTCGTCAGGGTGGGAGGAGCTGCCCCCCGCCGCCCACCGCATCCTGCACTCCCTTAGCACGTGCACCTCTCCCTCCCACCTCCCCCGCATCCTGGCCCAGATCCTCCTCCACCGTCTCCACCCCAACACCACCATCGCCTCCGCCTTCGTCAACGCCTGCCTCGCCCTCCGCCGCCTCTCCCCCgccctctccctcttctcccgCCTCCGCCGCCCCCACGTCTTCCTCTGCAACACCCTCCTCCGCGCCGCCCTCCTGGTCCCCTCCTCTTGCGCCGCTCCGCCGCCCCTCCTAATCCTCTCCCACATGCTCCGCTCCTCCGTCGCCCCCAACAACTACACCCTCCCCCTCGTCCTCAAGTCCCTTCCCGACCTCCCCGGGGGCCGCATGATCCACGCCTTCGCCCTCAGGTCTGGCCTCGCCTCCGACCACTACGTCCGCAACTCCCTCCTCCACCTCTACGGAGGCCGCGGCGACATGCCCTCCTGCGAGCGCCTGTTCGACGAAATGCCCGCCCGCGAGGTCGTCGCCTGGACCACCCTCATCGCCTGCTACACCAACTGCCGCCGCCCCGGCGACGCCCTGATCGCCTTCGAGCGCATGCAGTACGCCGGTGTCGCGCCCAACCGCGTCACCATGGTCAACGCCCTGGGTGCGTGCGCCGCCCACGGGACGCTCGACATGGGCGTCTGGATCCACGACTACGTGAGGAGCCGCGGCTGGGAGCTGGACGTCGTCCTGGGCACCTCGCTAATCGACATGTACGGCAAGTGCGGGAGGATCGACGCCGGCATCGGCGTCTTCTCCAGCATGGCCGAGAGGGACGTGTACACCTGGAATTCCCTCATCATGGGGCTCGCGCTGGCCAAGAGCGGCGACGAGGCCTTGTCGTGGTTCTCCAGGATGGAAGGCGAGGGCGTCAATCCCAACGCCATCACCCTGCTCGGCGTCCTGTGCGCCTGCAGCCACGCGGGCCTAGTGGAAGCGGGCCGGCGGGTATTTGATTCCCTGTTGCGGGGAAGCTACGGGTTCCGCCCGGAGATCAGGCATTACGGGTGCATGGTGGATCTCCTGGGACGCGCCGGCTTCCTCGGCGCAGCCGTCGAGCTCATAGAGACAATGCCGTTCGCGCCCAATGCGGTCATCTGGGGATCGCTCATGCACGCCTCTCGAACTCGCGGGGAGTTGAGCTTCGGCGAGCTGGCGGCGAGGAAGCTGGTGGAGTTGGAGCCGACGAACGTGGCTTACCACGTGGTCCTGGCGAATCTGTACGCGGAGATGGGGAGGTGGAGGGAAGCGGAGGAGGTGCGGAGGCTGGTGAAGGAGGGCGGACTGAGGAAGGACGCGGGTTGGAGCTTCGCGGAACGTGTGGGGTAG
- the LOC135587164 gene encoding translocator protein homolog: MASQTLKHRPKEEPTTTATTTATPSTTSHKYRKDQRLAMAKRGLRSLAVAVAIPAVGTAASISIAGATLASTKPSWSPPVWAFHLGSLLMSALLGFSSWLVWAEGGFHGRSEALPLYLSELFMSLMWAPLVFGAGFPRPGMAVCVAHFAVLFMLSQSYRQVNPMAADLIKPYLAWVSFLAVFNYKLL, from the coding sequence ATGGCCTCTCAAACGCTCAAACACCGGCCCAAGGAGGAGCCGACGACGACAGCGACGACCACCGCCACCCCTTCCACCACCAGTCACAAGTACCGGAAGGACCAGAGGCTGGCCATGGCCAAGCGCGGCCTCCGCTCGCTGGCCGTGGCGGTGGCCATCCCCGCGGTCGGCACCGCCGCCTCCATCTCGATCGCCGGCGCCACCCTGGCGTCCACGAAGCCATCGTGGAGCCCGCCGGTGTGGGCGTTCCACCTGGGCTCCCTCCTGATGTCCGCGCTGTTGGGCTTCTCGTCGTGGCTAGTGTGGGCGGAGGGCGGCTTCCACGGCCGCAGCGAGGCCCTTCCGCTGTACCTCTCGGAGCTCTTCATGTCCCTCATGTGGGCGCCGCTCGTCTTCGGCGCCGGGTTCCCCAGGCCGGGCATGGCGGTCTGCGTCGCCCACTTCGCCGTCCTCTTCATGCTCTCTCAGAGCTACCGTCAGGTGAACCCCATGGCCGCCGATCTCATCAAGCCTTACCTAGCATGGGTCTCCTTCCTCGCGGTCTTCAACTACAAGCTCCTGTGA
- the LOC135582188 gene encoding ATP-dependent DNA helicase Q-like SIM, with translation MDGNDVATDYMVAKLIDMGFEFAKATEAIEVVGPSLDDAVEFILNGSCKSNNNGRAYHFLSCSTSQSFDEEYGPSHAPKRMKQSNITDHLPPLCGTDKNAPHKSSGVSFSGTGGTGRSKCRKLDQQTISNVCAASELYSASESAQQVPENDVNDTELVSHGNRRSQSRSLFNQEVELDWEQKIGDILKKHFGFFSLKGFQKKALEAWLANRDCLVLAATGSGKSLCFQIPALLTSKIVIVISPLISLMHDQCLKLAKHGVSACFLGSGQPDSTVEYKAMCGMYKIVYVCPETILRLIEPLRRLAVNPGIALFAIDEVHCVSKWGHDFRPDYRRLRMLRENFNSCNLKSQRFDIPLMALTATATIPVRKDIIESLHMSKETEIILTSFFRPNLRFSVKHSRTSSVSSYAKDFKDLIRNYMVPKMTSRKGHKNISYEENDNSENYSSGYDMSAEDESSLLDSEEDEDDNICDDYKVNLTEDSSSLKENQLTVEYLEDDLDIPYVVDDLDVSCGEFPGTSAAENLKTPGTSELYDIQGSLEEGPTIIYVPTRKETLKIAEYLCKSGVRAAAYHAKLAKTHLRHVHDEFHQGSLQVVVATIAFGMGIDKSNVRRIIHYGWPQSLEAYYQEAGRAGRDGKLADCTLYANLSRIPTLLPSQRSDEQTKQAYKMLSDCFRYAMNTTTCRAKKLVGYFGEEFCHDGCHLCDICVAGPPKTQNMKAEAVIFLGVLKAESGHTSDGYVYDTGNKMLKGRSNLRVVISRIREQSHKFATVDRLWWQGLARILENMGYIREGDDMVHVSIRFPELTELGLRFLHSESEKDFFTHPEADMLLATKEDQPYSTFSEWGRGWADPEIRRQRLQGKRHRRRKGRKRSQKYNAHNPSTVRGRLAAKLSIRTKH, from the exons ATGGATGGAAATGATGTTGCTACTGATTATATGGTAGCCAAACTAATTGATATGGGTTTTGAATTTGCTAAAGCTACAGAGGCAATAGAAGTTGTTGGCCCATCACTTGATGATGCAGTAGAATTCATCTTGAATGGCTCTTGTAAGAGCAATAATAATGGACGGGCATATCACTTTTTAAGTTGTTCGACCAGTCAAAGTTTTGACGAAGAATATGGACCATCACATGCTCCGAAAAGGATGAAGCAGTCAAATATAACAGATCATCTTCCGCCATTGTGTGGAACAGATAAAAATGCTCCTCACAAATCTTCTGGAGTTTCCTTTTCTGGAACTGGtggcacagggagatcaaagtgcAGAAAATTAGATCAGCAGACAATTTCTAATGTTTGTGCGGCTTCTGAACTGTATTCCGCTTCAGAATCTGCTCAGCAGGTTCCTGAAAATGATGTGAATGACACAGAGTTGGTGTCACATGGAAATAGAAGGTCACAGTCACGTAGCTTGTTCAATCAAGAAGTTGAATTAGACTGGGAGCAAAAAATTGGCGATATTTTGAAAAAACATTTTGGATTCTTCTCCTTAAAGGGTTTTCAAAAGAAAGCTTTGGAGGCTTGGTTAGCTAATAGGGATTGTCTTGTTCTTGCTGCCACAGGATCTG GAAAATCTCTCTGCTTTCAAATTCCAGCATTGTTGACAAGCAAGATCGTGATTGTCATATCACCATTAATAAGTCTGATGCATGATCAATGTTTAAAACTGGCAAAACATGGGGTATCTGCATGCTTCCTTGGGTCTGGACAACCTGACAGTACTGTTGAGTACAAAGCCATGTGTGGTATGTACAAGATAGTTTATGTTTGCCCTGAGACAATATTAAG ACTTATAGAACCACTTAGGAGGCTTGCAGTAAATCCAGGGATTGCATTGTTTGCCATTGATGAAGTTCATTGTGTTTCTAAGTGGGGCCATGATTTTCGACCTGATTACAG GCGATTGCGAATGTTGAGAGAGAACTTCAATTCCTGCAATCTTAAGTCACAACGGTTTGATATTCCCTTGATGGCGTTGACTGCTACTGCAACAATTCCTGTTCGAAAAGACATTATCGAGTCCTTACATATGTCAAAGGAAACAGAGATCATACTGACTTCTTTTTTCAGACCAAATCTTCGATTCTCA gttaaaCATAGTAGGACATCTTCAGTGTCATCATATGCTAAGGATTTCAAGGATCTTATAAGGAATTACATGGTGCCAAAAATGACAAGCAGAAAAGGACATAAAAATATCTCATATGAAGAAAACGATAATTCTGAGAACTATTCTTCAGGCTATGACATGTCTGCGGAAGACGAAAGTTCACTGCTTGACAGTGAAGAAGATGaggatgataatatatgtgacgaTTATAAGGTTAATTTAACTGAAGATTCTTCTTCTTTGAAGGAAAATCAACTGACTGTTGAGTACCTGGAAGATGATCTGGACATTCCTTATGTTGTGGATGATTTGGATG TTTCTTGTGGTGAGTTCCCTGGTACTTCTGCAGCTGAGAATTTGAAGACACCTGGCACATCTGAATTATATGATATACAAGGATCTTTAGAAGAAGGTCCAACAATTATCTATGTTCCTACCAGAAAAGAAACTTTAAAAATAGCTGAGTACCTTTGTAAGTCTGGTGTCAGGGCTGCAGCATATCATGCAAAG cttgcaaaAACCCACCTGAGGCATGTCCATGATGAGTTCCATCAAGGTTCTCTACAG GTTGTGGTGGCAACAATTGCTTTTGGAATGGGTATTGACAAGTCAAATGTTCGAAGAATCATTCATTATGGTTGGCCACAG AGTTTGGAAGCATATTATCAAGAAGCTGGTCGAGCTGGTAGGGATGGAAAGCTTGCAGATTGTA CGTTATATGCTAATTTATCAAGAATACCAACACTTCTTCCTAGTCAAAGAAGTGATGAACAGACAAAACAAGCATATAAAATGCTGTCTGATTGTTTCCG GTATGCTATGAACACAACAACTTGCCGAGCCAAAAAATTAGTGGGGTACTTTGGGGAAGAATTCTGTCATGACGGGTGTCATTT ATGTGATATATGTGTTGCTGGACCTCCAAAGACTCAAAATATGAAAGCTGAGGCAGTTATTTTTCTGGGAGTGCTGAAAGCTGAAAGT GGGCATACTAGTGATGGATATGTCTATGATACTGGTAACAAGATGCTTAAAGGGAGGTCAAACCTCAGGGTGGTGATCAGCCGAATAAGGGAACAG TCTCATAAATTTGCTACCGTCGACCGGCTATGGTGGCAAGGTCTTGCACGCATATTGGAGAACATGGGGTACATCAGAGAAGGAGATGATATG GTCCATGTATCGATACGATTTCCAGAGCTAACAGAATTGGGCTTAAGATTTCTCCACTCTGAATCAGAAAAGGATTTTTTCACGCATCCAGAAGCAGATATGCTACTCGCAACCAAAGAGGACCAGCCATATTCTACTTTCTCCGAGTGGGGCCGAGGTTGGGCTGACCCCGAGATTCGCCGTCAGCGTCTCCAAGGCAAAAGACATCGgaggagaaaaggaagaaaacgctCTCAGAAGTACAACGCGCATAATCCAAGCACAGTCAGAGGAAGGTTGGCTGCAAAGCTTTCAATACGAACAAAACATTGA
- the LOC103994311 gene encoding pentatricopeptide repeat-containing protein At3g06920, producing MAAARVRGVTRCRHGVHGNDGLFETLPSSQEQATSVAWTTQAAAPSPRRWPFSVVGNRVICRKGGSFISYLCHRFCRRFTSDRPSPPAGEGSRFVDVGGNHSVNAGKEQTRATVDEVCRVLDGSPWGPEAERLLSEIHAKPNREVIFGVLKRQTDLNLALKYFRWVEKITAEPHSVEAYNSVLMILADTGKYDCLEKLLEEMSILGYGLSNNVCIELVKSFIKSRRLRVAVDSMQMLRKFKFRPAFSAYTTLIGALANAREPDLALTMFHQMQEVGYELNIQLFTTMVRVFAREGRLDAALSVLEQMKSNSFEADLVLYNVCIDCFGKVGKVDMAWKFFHELKAQGLRPDDVSYTSMIGVLWKANRLSEAVGLFEEMEQDRKVPCAFAYNTMIMGYGSAGLFSDAYKFLDRLREKGCIPSVVAYNSILTCLGRKGKVDEALKLFEEMKKDAEPNLSTYNIIIDMLCTSGQVEAAYQIQHTMENAGLFPNVLTVNIMVDRLCKSKKLDEAWKIFEGISQKGCTPDAVTYCSLIDGLGRTGKVDEAYRLFERMLDAGHNPNAVVYTSLIRNFFRHDRKEDGHKIFKDMNRRGCLPDLILLNTYMDCAFKAGEVEKGRSIFEGIRAHGFPPDARSYSILIHGLTKAGHAQETYKLFYDMKEQGCVLDTLAYNAVIDGFCKAGKVDKAYQLLEEMKVQGHPPTVVTYGSVIDGLAKIDRLDEAYMLFEEAKSHGTVLNVVVYSNLIDGFGKVGRIDEAYLIMEEMMQKGITPNVYTWNCLIDALVKAEEISEALVCLQSMKEMKCAPNTYTYSILINGLCRVQKYNKAFVFWQEMQKQGLVPSVVTYTTMISGLAKVGNVTEANRLFEKFKASGGIPDSVSFNALIVGMSNANRAMDAYRIFEETRLRGCKLSAKTCIVLLDSLHKAECLEQAAIVGAVLREMAKSQHAARSL from the coding sequence ATGGCGGCGGCGAGGGTTCGGGGGGTTACTCGATGCCGCCACGGGGTTCATGGCAACGACGGCCTCTTCGAAACCTTACCCAGCAGCCAGGAACAGGCGACATCGGTAGCTTGGACGACACAGGCTGCTGCTCCTTCACCGCGCAGGTGGCCCTTCTCGGTGGTCGGGAATCGAGTAATTTGCAGGAAAGGTGGAAGCTTTATTTCATATTTATGCCACCGATTTTGCCGAAGATTCACATCAGATAGGCCTTCGCCGCCGGCTGGAGAAGGGAGTCGATTTGTTGATGTGGGAGGAAATCACAGTGTTAATGCGGGTAAGGAACAAACAAGAGCTACTGTTGATGAAGTTTGCCGCGTTCTAGATGGAAGCCCTTGGGGACCCGAGGCGGAAAGACTTCTTTCTGAGATCCACGCGAAACCCAATCGAGAAGTCATCTTCGGTGTCTTAAAAAGACAGACGGATTTGAACTTGGCGTTAAAGTATTTCCGGTGGGTGGAAAAGATTACTGCTGAGCCACACAGTGTAGAAGCATATAATTCTGTTCTAATGATTTTGGCTGATACCGGAAAATATGATTGTCTGGAGAAGCTTTTAGAGGAAATGAGCATTCTTGGTTATGGGTTATCAAATAATGTTTGCATTGAGCTGGTCAAGAGCTTCATCAAATCCAGGAGACTGAGAGTTGCTGTTGATTCAATGCAAATGTTGAGGAAGTTTAAATTCCGCCCTGCTTTTTCGGCATATACAACATTGATTGGTGCGCTTGCGAATGCTCGTGAACCTGATTTGGCCCTTACCATGTTTCACCAGATGCAGGAGGTTGGATATGAGCTCAACATCCAATTGTTCACAACAATGGTTCGTGTATTTGCAAGAGAAGGAAGGCTTGATGCAGCTCTCTCAGTACTGGAGCAAATGAAAAGCAACTCATTCGAAGCAGATCTGGTGCTTTATAATGTCTGCATTGATTGTTTTGGTAAAGTGGGCAAAGTTGATATGGCTTGGAAGTTCTTTCACGagctcaaagcacaaggtttgagGCCAGATGATGTGTCATATACTAGCATGATCGGGGTTCTATGGAAAGCAAATAGGTTAAGTGAAGCTGTCGGACTCTTCGAGGAAATGGAGCAAGACAGGAAAGTTCCATGTGCCTTTGCTTATAATACCATGATAATGGGCTATGGCTCTGCTGGATTGTTTAGTGATGCTTACAAGTTCCTAGACAGGCTAAGAGAGAAGGGATGTATTCCAAGTGTTGTCGCATACAATTCAATTCTTACTTGCCTGGGGAGAAAAGGAAAAGTTGATGAAGCTCTAAAGCTTTTTGAGGAGATGAAGAAAGATGCGGAGCCCAACCTCTCGACCTATAATATTATCATTGACATGCTTTGCACATCCGGTCAAGTTGAAGCAGCTTACCAAATCCAGCATACCATGGAGAATGCTGGCTTGTTTCCTAATGTTCTGACAGTGAATATAATGGTTGATAGATTGTGCAAGTCAAAGAAGCTTGATGAAGCCTGGAAGATATTTGAAGGAATTAGCCAGAAGGGCTGCACTCCTGATGCTGTGACATATTGTTCGCTTATTGATGGATTAGGCAGGACAGGCAAGGTTGATGAAGCTTATAGGTTGTTTGAAAGGATGTTGGATGCAGGGCACAATCCTAATGCTGTTGTGTATACATCTCTCATCAGAAACTTCTTTAGGCATGACAGAAAAGAGGATGGGCATAAGATATTCAAAGACATGAATCGGCGAGGGTGTCTCCCTGACTTGATTCTTTTGAATACTTACATGGATTGTGCTTTCAAGGCAGGTGAAGTTGAAAAGGGGCGTTCTATATTTGAGGGCATCAGGGCTCATGGATTCCCCCCTGATGCTCGTAGCTATTCTATATTGATTCATGGTCTTACGAAAGCTGGCCATGCACAAGAGACCTACAAGTTGTTTTATGACATGAAAGAGCAAGGTTGTGTACTAGACACACTTGCCTACAATGCTGTCATTGATGGTTTCTGCAAGGCAGGAAAGGTGGATAAAGCTTACCAGCTTCTTGAAGAGATGAAGGTCCAGGGTCATCCTCCAACTGTGGTTACCTATGGATCCGTGATTGATGGCCTTGCGAAAATTGACAGGCTTGATGAGGCTTATATGCTATTTGAAGAAGCAAAATCACATGGAACAGTATTAAATGTTGTTGTCTATAGTAACCTAATTGATGGGTTTGGAAAGGTGGGGAGGATAGATGAAGCTTATCTTATTATGGAAGAGATGATGCAGAAGGGTATAACTCCTAATGTATACACTTGGAACTGCCTCATTGATGCTTTAGTGAAGGCAGAGGAGATAAGTGAAGCGCTTGTATGTTTGCAGTCAATGAAAGAAATGAAGTGCGCTCCTAACACCTATACTTACAGCATCCTTATAAATGGTCTTTGTCGAGTGCAAAAGTATAATAAAGCTTTTGTCTTCTGGCAAGAAATGCAGAAACAGGGTCTGGTTCCTAGTGTTGTCACATACACAACCATGATTTCGGGACTCGCAAAAGTAGGGAATGTAACGGAGGCTAATAGATTGTTTGAAAAGTTTAAAGCAAGCGGTGGTATTCCTGACTCAGTTAGCTTCAATGCCCTTATAGTAGGCATGAGCAATGCAAATAGAGCAATGGACGCATACAGGATTTTTGAGGAAACTCGGCTAAGGGGATGCAAACTTAGTGCTAAGACTTGTATTGTTCTGCTAGATTCACTGCACAAGGCTGAGTGTCTTGAGCAGGCGGCGATTGTTGGTGCTGTCTTGAGGGAGATGGCGAAGTCCCAACATGCTGCTAGATCTTTGTAG
- the LOC135587163 gene encoding uncharacterized protein LOC135587163 — protein MKSLSFPSASSALSHPPLISGRLPLPRRLVKSSSLPSPRPRTKRPNRLRRETLIPKPRIPPLPAPLPPPPDEPRIVVYEEDVAVVERVVEEVDVEEVVEGGAAVGVDPFAPAAAAAEFRFLPGEVQRLALRFAVLLAVQTVVAVWFLGGERNEPSEQGMTEGKAGIEVREAMELDKKVLEIRAMAKKAREIERRELAEDSGIKGEVGKKLGRLKKSAATKVILDENTFSVSLPVSSKNMNEEMNGEKLNSKQKMGRKRLNLKRKIGLSKSTNKAGNIPKGFNGSRSNDERGTGDSGGIEQIAEEAAHRPDPEDLRAHASELTQRSADIENYATSSSQGTVGRVSSGDHLHVSKFQKSKNYMEDTEDISFSGVTNSSSDIDEVFPKTQIWESSTEVTRRCSSETGKVNDDSRYNFPIENIESKSFVNKVKNSHLDVMNEPWWLKLPYVFAIFLRRGSDGNGPKGLYSLDISSSSVDEKAPSYTIAFQDRGDATNFCYIVKTFFEDLGDVSADIVPLTIKELDQVVKSFDLKVIVVRKGQIHLYAGQPLVEVEAVIRSFLD, from the exons ATGAAATCCCTTTCCTTCCCCTCCGCTTCTTCCGCCCTCTCTCACCCTCCTCTCATCTCGGGTCGTCTCCCGCTCCCGAGGAGACTCGTCAAATCCTCCTCTCTCCCGTCTCCCAGACCCCGTACCAAACGCCCCAACCGCCTCCGCCGCGAAACCCTAATACCCAAACCCCGCATTCCTCCACTTCCCGCTCCCCTGCCGCCACCGCCGGATGAGCCCCGCATCGTCGTTTACGAGGAGGATGTCGCTGTCGTCGAACGAGTGGTCGAGGAGGTGGACGTCGAAGAAGTGGTCGAGGGCGGGGCGGCGGTGGGGGTCGACCCGTTCGCCCCTGCCGCCGCAGCCGCTGAATTCCGGTTTCTCCCCGGCGAGGTGCAACGCCTCGCGCTGCGATTCGCTGTGCTTCTCGCGGTGCAGACTGTTGTTGCGGTCTGGTTTCTTGGCGGCGAGCGGAACGAGCCTAGCGAGCAGGGAATGACGGAGGGGAAGGCTGGAATTGAGGTGCGGGAGGCGATGGAGCTTGATAAGAAGGTCTTGGAGATCAGGGCGATGGCGAAGAAGGCGAGGGAGATCGAAAGGAGGGAACTTGCTGAAGATAGTGGCATAAAGGGGGAGGTGGGCAAGAAGCTTGGTAGGTTGAAGAAGAGTGCTGCTACGAAGGTTATCTTGGATGAGAATACTTTTTCTGTGTCTTTGCCGGTGTCCTCCAAGAATATGAATGAAGAGATGAATGGAGAGAAGCTGAATTCGAAGCAAAAGATGGGTAGAAAAAGGCTGAATTTGAAGAGAAAGATCGGACTCTCGAAAtccaccaacaaggctggaaacATTCCAAAGGGATTTAATGGCTCAAGGAGCAATGACGAGCGCGGCACAGGTGATAGTG GTGGTATTGAGCAGATTGCTGAAGAAGCTGCACATCGTCCTGATCCTGAAGATTTAAGAGCTCATGCTTCTGAGCTGACCCAAAGATCAGCTGATATCGAGAATTATGCAACTTCGTCAAGTCAAGGGACAGTTGGAAGAGTAAGTAGTGGTGATCATTTGCATGTAAGTAAGTTTCAGAAGAGTAAGAACTATATGGAGGACACTGAAGATATATCATTCTCTGGAGTAACCAATTCCAGCTCTGACATTGATGAAGTCTTCCCAAAGACTCAGATTTGGGAAAGTTCTACAGAAGTTACTAGGAGATGCTCCTCAGAAACTGGGAAAGTTAATGATGATTCAAGATATAATTTTCCCATTGAAAACATAGAGAGCAAGTCATTTGTCAACAAAGTAAAAAACAGTCACTTGGATGTTATGAATGAACCATGGTGGTTGAAACTTCCATATGTTTTT GCTATTTTTTTACGTAGAGGCTCTGATGGTAATGGTCCTAAAGGACTTTATTCCTTGGACATAAGCTCCTCGTCAGTCGATGAGAAAGCTCCTTCCTATACTATTGCTTTCCAAGATCGTGGGGATGCAACAAATTTTTGCTACATAGTGAAGACCTTTTTTGAAGATTTGGGTGATGTTAGTGCTGACATCGTTCCGCTCACAATTAAA GAACTTGATCAGGTCGTGAAGTCATTTGATCTAAAGGTTATTGTCGTGAGAAAGGGACAAATTCATCTATATGCGGGACAGCCTCTTGTTGAAGTTGAGGCTGTGATACGTTCTTTCTTAGACTAG
- the LOC103993666 gene encoding protein RALF-like 33: protein MAKLVESSLLVVAILLVAGAAAITPAAASGEGGELPLGWIPALAGCRGTIAECLAGEEFDLGSEVTRRILATSSYISYGALKRDTVPCSRRGASYYNCRPGAQANPYSRSCSAITQCRG from the coding sequence ATGGCGAAGCTGGTGGAAAGCTCCCTCCTTGTGGTGGCCATCCTCCTCGTTGCAGGTGCGGCCGCCATCACCCCGGCCGCCGCAAGCGGAGAAGGGGGCGAGCTTCCCCTCGGCTGGATCCCGGCGCTTGCCGGCTGCCGTGGCACCATCGCGGAGTGCCTCGCCGGTGAAGAGTTCGACCTCGGATCCGAGGTGACCCGCCGCATCCTCGCTACATCCAGCTACATCAGCTACGGCGCCCTCAAGCGCGACACCGTGCCCTGCTCCCGCCGCGGCGCCTCCTACTACAACTGCCGCCCTGGCGCCCAGGCCAACCCCTACTCGCGTAGCTGCTCCGCCATCACCCAGTGCCGGGGTTAA